One part of the Dermacentor silvarum isolate Dsil-2018 chromosome 6, BIME_Dsil_1.4, whole genome shotgun sequence genome encodes these proteins:
- the LOC125939670 gene encoding leucine-rich repeat and immunoglobulin-like domain containing-NOGO receptor-interacting protein 4 isoform X2 produces MFGVRLLVELVIALLLNLTGAHPICYSREGPSHCYYFCEAFTSTQDFLRIDRYRAQNCTYFVLKDSSLERLPSNAFVGTSISVLHFMNVTVGAYGDRQGIAPSPFDALKDSLCKLIFSDQPKALESWNLLRGLKRLETLLLLHVKKVNLTADFNHLPPSVKEIQVLGAHVDQVDQDWLAELHGLNAVAVKETNLESVSRSMLPRPAPKLMILDFADNRLTSLPKDLTTDMPALRELDVGYNEITTLHESTLAPLKRNRGLVRMIGNPLTCDCRLAFLLTYPKKWNYYPCAKPLSLATRSIQSLTEAELCNETSDRDT; encoded by the exons ATGTTCGGAGTCCGTCTGCTAGTGGAACTCGTCATCGCCTTGCTACTGAACCTGACGGGGGCTCATCCGATATGCTACTCAAGAGAGGGCCCCAGCCATTGTTATTACTTCTGCGAAGCTTTCACAAGCACTCAGGACTTCCTCAGGATAGACCGCTACCGTGCGCAGAATTGCACGTACTTCGTTCTCAAGGACAGTTCCTTGGAACGCTTGCCTTCGAATGCTTTTGTCGGCACTAGCATTTCCGTGCTGCATTTCATGAACGTCACTGTAGGCGCATACGGCGATCGACAGGGGATCGCTCCGAGTCCGTTCGATGCCCTCAAGGACTCACTGTGCAAGCTGATCTTCAGCGACCAACCGAAGGCCCTCGAGTCTTGGAACCTGCTACGTGGGCTCAAGAGACTGGAAACACTCCTGCTGCTGCACGTGAAAAAGGTCAACCTGACGGCTGATTTCAACCATCTGCCGCCAAGCGTGAAAGAGATCCAGGTTCTGGGAGCGCACGTAGATCAAGTCGAtcaagactggctggccgagctGCATGGGCTAAACGCCGTCGCGGTCAAAGAGACGAACCTGGAGAGCGTATCGAGGTCCATGTTGCCCAGGCCTGCACCAAAGCTGATGATCCTCGACTTCGC GGACAACCGTCTCACATCGCTGCCTAAGGACCTCACCACCGATATGCCTGCACTGCGAGAGTTGGACGTCGGCTACAATGAGATCACCACGCTACATGAAAGCACCTTGGCGCCGCTGAAGAGAAATCGAGGGCTCGTCAGAATGATCG GAAACCCGTTGACATGCGACTGTCGGCTGGCGTTCCTCCTCACGTACCCGAAGAAGTGGAACTACTACCCATGTGCCAAGCCGCTGTCTTTGGCGACCAGGTCCATCCAGTCCCTCACGGAAGCGGAGCTATGCAATGAAACCAGTGATCGTGAC ACGTAA
- the LOC125939670 gene encoding leucine-rich repeat and immunoglobulin-like domain containing-NOGO receptor-interacting protein 4 isoform X1 produces MFGVRLLVELVIALLLNLTGAHPICYSREGPSHCYYFCEAFTSTQDFLRIDRYRAQNCTYFVLKDSSLERLPSNAFVGTSISVLHFMNVTVGAYGDRQGIAPSPFDALKDSLCKLIFSDQPKALESWNLLRGLKRLETLLLLHVKKVNLTADFNHLPPSVKEIQVLGAHVDQVDQDWLAELHGLNAVAVKETNLESVSRSMLPRPAPKLMILDFADNRLTSLPKDLTTDMPALRELDVGYNEITTLHESTLAPLKRNRGLVRMIGNPLTCDCRLAFLLTYPKKWNYYPCAKPLSLATRSIQSLTEAELCNETSDRDVSNAV; encoded by the exons ATGTTCGGAGTCCGTCTGCTAGTGGAACTCGTCATCGCCTTGCTACTGAACCTGACGGGGGCTCATCCGATATGCTACTCAAGAGAGGGCCCCAGCCATTGTTATTACTTCTGCGAAGCTTTCACAAGCACTCAGGACTTCCTCAGGATAGACCGCTACCGTGCGCAGAATTGCACGTACTTCGTTCTCAAGGACAGTTCCTTGGAACGCTTGCCTTCGAATGCTTTTGTCGGCACTAGCATTTCCGTGCTGCATTTCATGAACGTCACTGTAGGCGCATACGGCGATCGACAGGGGATCGCTCCGAGTCCGTTCGATGCCCTCAAGGACTCACTGTGCAAGCTGATCTTCAGCGACCAACCGAAGGCCCTCGAGTCTTGGAACCTGCTACGTGGGCTCAAGAGACTGGAAACACTCCTGCTGCTGCACGTGAAAAAGGTCAACCTGACGGCTGATTTCAACCATCTGCCGCCAAGCGTGAAAGAGATCCAGGTTCTGGGAGCGCACGTAGATCAAGTCGAtcaagactggctggccgagctGCATGGGCTAAACGCCGTCGCGGTCAAAGAGACGAACCTGGAGAGCGTATCGAGGTCCATGTTGCCCAGGCCTGCACCAAAGCTGATGATCCTCGACTTCGC GGACAACCGTCTCACATCGCTGCCTAAGGACCTCACCACCGATATGCCTGCACTGCGAGAGTTGGACGTCGGCTACAATGAGATCACCACGCTACATGAAAGCACCTTGGCGCCGCTGAAGAGAAATCGAGGGCTCGTCAGAATGATCG GAAACCCGTTGACATGCGACTGTCGGCTGGCGTTCCTCCTCACGTACCCGAAGAAGTGGAACTACTACCCATGTGCCAAGCCGCTGTCTTTGGCGACCAGGTCCATCCAGTCCCTCACGGAAGCGGAGCTATGCAATGAAACCAGTGATCGTGACGTGAGCAACGCCGTCTAA